One Nocardia huaxiensis genomic window, AGCCGGTCGTATCCGACCCGGCTGCCGTCACTGAGCGTGACCTCGCGCGCAGCGGTGTCCACCCCGGTGGCCGTGGTCCCCACCCGCAGGTCGATGCGCTGTTCGGCGAAGAATTCGGCGGGGCGCAGGCAGGTGTCGTCGGTTTCGCCGCGGACGAACTGTTTGGACAGTGGCGGCCGGTCGTATGGTGCGCGGTCCTCGTCGCCGATCAGTACGAGTTCGCCCTCGTAACCGGCGTTTCGCAGCTCCTCGGCGGTTCGCAATCCCGCCAGCCCCGCACCAACAATTAGAACACGTTCTACCGACTGCGACATAGGGCAACCCTAGCCGTTCCGGTCGTCGCGCGGACGTGTGTCGTACACCACATCCGTAGTGCCGCCGAATCGTAGCCGAGGATTTATTGATCGGGCGGTCAATCAGGCATACAACGGGATCAGAACATCAATTTCCAGCCTTCGAGGAGGCACACCATGTTCACCGACCGCAAGGCACAGGATGTGTTGACCGTCGTTCTCGGCGCGGTCGCCGCACTGTCGCCCGTCTGGGTGGGGCACAACGATGACGCGCGCTGGTCGCTCGTCGTCCTCGGCGCCCTCATCGCGCTCGGCGGTCTCGCCCATCTGGCCGGCTACCTCGGCGGAATCGTCGACTATGTCGTGGCGGTGGCGGCCGTCCTGCTGTTCATCTCCCCCTGGGTGATGGGCTACACCGACTACTCCGGGGCCTCGTGGTTCGCCTGGGTGGTGGGTGCGCTGACCGCGCTGATGGCGGTCACGTCGCTGCCGCAGGTGTCGAGCCACCTGCACACGGCGCACTGAAAACCGATGCGGTACGCCGGTATCGGGCTCCGGTTCCGATATCGGCGTATTCCGCGGGATATGCTGTTCTTCTCCGGTCGTGAGGAGGACGTCGAGCTGATGCCACTGACGCGCTCGGGTGGCCGCCGGAGCAAGAAGACCGACGGCGACGCCCGCCAGCTCATCCTGGATGCCGCCGAGAAGTTGTTCGCGGCACAGGGTTTCGATGCGACCCCGACGGCCGCCATCGCCAAATCGGCGGGGGTGCCCAAGGGTCTGGTTTTCTACTATTTCCCCACCAAGGACGCGATTCTGTCGGCTCTGATGGCCGAGCGCGTGCCGCCGAATCCCATCGACGACATCTATTCGGTTGTGGTGTCGGGTGATCCGGCGAAGAGCCTGGTGAATCTGGATGCGGCGCTGAACCTGCGCGACAATCGGTCCTCGGTCTTGCGGGTCATCATGTGGCGGGAGGCGGATACCCACCCGGATGTGCGGAAACAGTTGCGCCGCATGCGGGATCAGCTGCTGGATGTGACGGCGCGGGTGCTGCAGGCCAGTGCGCCGACCCCGGTGCAGCCGGGCACGCTGCGGGCCTGTGCGGCGGCGTGGGTGTCGGCCATGTTCGCCATTGCCAGCACCGATCGCCTGCACGCCCTGGACGGCTTGACCTTGCCGACCGGCGACGAGATCATCAATGTGGCGCAGGTGGTGGCGGCCGGCATGACGCAGATGGGCTGAAATGTAAAGCCCCCGATACCCCGGCAATCCCCTCAATACCGTTGTTCGTGAATCGGTTTCGCCGTATCCCGAGTCGCATCCCCCCGAGCGGCCCGGTAAGAATGTCGCCCATGGACGCCGACTACACGACCAGCCTCGGGGAATCCCGCAATTCCCGTCCGGGCAGCTACCGCCTGACCAATCCGGTGGCCCCGGACCAGCCTCAATCCCCGAATCCGGCGCTCACCGGAATCGACACCGGCGCCCACAATTCCTTCACCCGCAATGGTTTCGACCACCCCGAGCCGCCGCAGCCCTGGGCCGCTCCGGTGCCGAACTTCACCGGCTCGGAGTCCGAGCAGGCGCCGGGTCGTCTCGGCCCGGAGGCGGAGGCCGTCCTGGGCCGGTTGGCGGCCGACCCCGACTCCGCTCTGGGCCGGCGCTTCTCCGATGCCGAGGTGACCGGGGGCCGTCCGGCGTCGGCTCCGGAGGCGCTGCCGAACCGCCGCGCGCCGCAGGAGTTCGATCCCGCGCTCTCGCGTGCCACGCAGCCGATCGATCCGGCGCTGCCGCGCGTCGCCCAGTCGATCGACTCCGCTGTGCCGGCTACCGCCGAGGGGGTCGATTCTCCGCTGTCCGGCGCCGTGCAGGACGTCGATTCCCTGCTGCCTCGTATCGCGCAGGGCCTCGACGCCATCATGGAGGCCGCGGCTGTGCCGGAGGCTCCCGCGGCCGTGCCCGTTGTCCCGGATCCGGTTCCGGCGGTGCGGCACGACGCTCCGGCGACCAACGGCCTGCCGCAGCGCGCGGCCCGGGAGATCACCACCGATATCCCGCCCCGCGTCTCGCAGCAGTCCGCGACGGGGGAGATCGCCGCCGTGCCGCGCACCGCGCAGACCTATGAATCGTCCTCGCGCCGTGCGCGTCCGGATGCCGGCGCGACTCCGGTCACCGCCGCCGCGACTTCCGAAGCCGCCCCGCGTCGCCGTCGCTCCGCCCCGGAGCCGGAATCGGTTCCGGCCCAGCCTGTTTCCAGGTCACAGGCCACCGGGTCCGGGGAATCCGGTTCCGCCGCCGCCGCGAAGATCGACCTGCACCAGATCATGAACCTGCTGGTTTCCAGCCACGACCTCGAGGTGGCCGCCGCGCGGGCCGAATCGGGGGAGATCACGGTCGCCGAGTTCGCCGCCATCGCACGCCGAACCCGTACGGCCGCAGTGGATCTGGTCGCCTCCTGGTACGGCGGCGCCGACCACATGCGCAAGTTCGGCGAGGTGCTGTTACAGGCCGCGGCTGAAACCGCTTGATGCCGGAACTCACCGATCGGAGTCGGTGAGTCCGAAAGACCCTCGGCGTGGATGCCGAGGGGTGTCGGAGGTGGGGGTGATGATGAGGACATGACCCAGGAACTCACCGCGGCGGCGGTGCAGGCGGCGTTGGCCGAGGTGTCGGATGCGGCGGACGCGATGCATCTGCAGCGGTTCTTCAAGACCGGGCCGGGGGAGTACGGCGAGGGTGACGTCTTCATCGGCGTGCGGGTGCCCGCGACCCGCAAGGTGGCGAAAGTGTTCGGGGGGCTGCCGCTTTCGGAGATCGACAAGCTGCTCGACAGTCCGGTGCACGAGCATCGGCTGGCGGGGCTGGTGATTCTGAACGCGTGGATGGCGAAGGCTTCTCGTGCGCGCGGTGGGGATGTCACGTTGCAGGAGAAGATCTTTCGGCTGTATCTGGCGGCGGTCGAGCGGGGGCGGGTGAACAACTGGGATCTGGTGGACGCGTCGGCCGAGTTCATCGTGGGGCCGTGGTTGCGGGAGCGGCCGCGGGACCTGTTGTTCGAACTGGCGCAACGGGATTCGCTGTGGGAGCGGCGGGTGGCGCTGTTGAGCACCTTCGATTTCATCAAGCGCGGGGATGCGAGCACGACCCTCGCGCTGAGTGAGCGGCTGCTGGACGATCGGCGGGATCTGATCCAGAAGGCGGTGGGGTGGATGCTGCGTGAGATCGGGAAGCGGGTGGACGCCGAGATTCTGGCCGGGTTCCTGGATGCGCATGCGGCCGGGATGGGCCGGACGGCCCTGAGTTATGCGACCGAACACCTGACCCCGGAGCGGCGTGCACACTATCGCGCACAGCGCTGACGGCGGCCACAGGGAGCGGGGCGTGTGACGACGCCCTCGGGGGTGCGGGAAAGCTGCTGGTCAGCGCGCTGAATCACACAAATGCCATGCCGGTAATTTGCTAGTTCACCTATTGTTCAGTTTGCGTTCAGTAATCGTTCACCTGTCGCAACCAAGCTGTGATGTGTCGAAACAGACCGAGTGCCTGTTTCAGGTGCTCAATACTCAACGCCGAGTCGGCATTCGAGTAGCGGTCTCACTACAACCCCCGGCGCAATTCCGGAGCGCTTCCCGGCGCTCGCGGTGATTCGTGCTGCCCAAAACACTTATGACACTTCGCAAATGCCTTCCGGTGGCGCTGGCCGCCGCCGCCCTGATCGCCGTTCCCGCGACCGCGTCCGCCGAGGCTCCCATCGCCGGTGTGCCGAACGAACTGCAGCAGCCCGCCCAGCAGGCGCAGCAGGTCGCCCAGGACCAGCTGAATCTGCTGCCGCAGGATCAGCAGGACCAGGTGCGCAACTATGTGCAGACCCTGCCGGCTCCGTTCAACGAACTGCTGCCGCCGGTCTTCCAGAACAATCTCGACGGCTGGATCAAGAACGCCCTGTACGTCATGAACAAGCAGGGGATTCCGGGCAGCTACGACGGTATCTTCCGCAACATCATTCGGGAGTCGGGCGGTAATCCGCAGGCGATCAACCTCTACGACTCGAATGCCGCGGCGGGTATCCCGTCGAAGGGCCTGTTGCAGGTGATCGATCCGACTTTCCAGGCGTACCACGTCGAGGGCACCTCGTGGGACATCTACGATCCGGTCGCGAATATCGCCGCCGCCTGCAATTACGCGGCGCACCGCTACGGCTCGATCGACAACGTCTTCGGCGCGTACTGACGCACTGACGCGCGACAATGGCGTCGCAACAATTCGGCCCCCGCATGTCCCATGCGGGGGCCGAATTCGATTGTCTGCCGGTACTTCTCAGAACTGAATCTTCAGGTGGTCGGTGACCGGCCGGGCCTGGCAGCCGAGAATGTAGCCATTGGCGATGTCCTCGGGGTCGAGGATTTCGGCGTTCTCCATTTCCACGGTGCCCTCGACGACGGTGCAGGCGCACGAGCCGCATTCGCCTTCGAGGCAGGAGTAGGGCACGTCGAGGCCCTTGGAGAGCATGATGTCGACCAGGGTCTGGCTGCGCGGCCAAGTCAATTCGTGGGTCTCGCCGTCGAGTTCGACTTCCACGCTGGCCGCGTCGGCGGCCTCCTCGGCGCTGATCTCGGCGGGTGCGACATCGGCGAACGGATCGCCGGACAGCGAGTTGAAGACCTCGGCGTGGGTGCGGCTGCGCGGTACCCCGAGTTGCGCGAGCGCGTCGTGCACCCGGTCCATGAACGGCTTGGGCCCGCACATGAAGGCCTCGTGCGCGGTGTAGGGGGACACCAGCGCGGCGAGCGAATCGGCGGTGGGCAGGCCCTGGAGGTGTTCGAGCCAGTGGATGACCACGAGCCGCTGCGGGTGCTTGTCGGCGAGTTCGCGCAGTTCGCCCGCGAAGATGACCGACCCGTGGTCGCGGTTGGCGTAGACCACGACGATCTTCCCGTTGCCCCGCGAGAGCGCGGATTTCAGGATCGACATGACCGGGGTGATGCCGCTGCCGGCCGCGAACAGCAGCAGGTCGGCGTCCAGGTTCTTGGGCGTGAAAACGCCCGACGGCGGCAGTACTTCGACGCTGTCCCCGGCTTTGATGTTGTCGCACAGCCAGTTCGAGCCGTACCCGTCGACGGTGCGCTTGACGGTCACCTTCGGCTTGTCGTCGGTGTAGGGGGAGCTGGCCAGCGAGTAGCAGCGGGCGACCGATCCGGTGAGGTCGCTGGGGATGCGCAGGGTCAGGAATTGGCCGGGCACATAGCTGAATCGCTCACGGAGTTCTTCGGGTACGTCGAATACCAGCGAGCAGGAGTCGGCCGTCTCGTTGATGACCGCGGATACCCGCAGCACGGCGGAGCGCGAGCTGTGCGGTACGTCGACGGTGGTCATGGTGTCCTCTCGCAAACTAGAACGTGTTCTAGTTTCACTATACGTGGCTGTCGCGCTGCCGGACAAGCTGGGCCTCCAGGCCGGCGATGAGCACGTCCATGGAGAAGTCATAGGAGTACTTCCCGCGCAGGTCGCCCATATGCTTCATGGCCCGCTCCACCGCCTCCGGCAGCACGCGATCCTGCAGGGCGGTGCGGTCGCGCGGATTCACCTTGCTGCGCCCGAACAGGTAGGTGTGGATCGTCGCATAGGCCGAGAGCACATTGCGCTCGTCGAAGCCCGCGTCGAACAGGATCTCCATCACGGCGGCGATCAGGTCGAGCTGTTTGCCGAGCATCTGCTCGATCAGCACATCGCCGAGTCCCGGGTGTTTGCGCAGCTTTTCGTCGATCTGGTCGACGATTTCGCGCAGCCGCATTTGCCAGGTGCCGAATTCCGGTGGGGGCTTGCGCACTCCGGTGAGTGCGGCCGTCGCCACCAGATCGAGTAGCTCGCGCTTGTCGGCCACGTAGTAATAGGGGGCCATGGGAGAAACCCCGAGTTCGCGGGAGAGTCGTCGCATGGAGAGTTTCTCCACGCCGTCCTGGCGGACCACTCGCAGAGCGGCCTCGACGATCTCGGCTTCCGACAGGGTGTTGCCGCCCCCGCTTGTCTGCATTCGCCCGACTCCCATACCACCTCGACCACCGCGGGTACGGATTCCCGTCCCCTGCCTGTTCAACTGCCGAATTTCCTCACGCAGTCTAAAGGCGCTGGGCCGTTCCCAGGGGCGCTGCCCCCGGACCCCCGGAATCGGGGGCTCCCGTCCCCGGCCCCCGGTCGACTGCGGAGGGTTGTCGACTGCGGAAGATTACTGCGCGGCCGGTGCGCAGTGCCTAGGAAAAGCCCGCAAACGGCGCGCCTTGAGGGTTGCTGAATGTGCGCTGCCTTAGCATTTCGGGAATGCGCCATGATCGCCTTCCCGATGGTTTCGGGGTGCGAATCGATCCCAGGGTGCGCACTTATTCCGGTGGACGGTACCTGGTCGGCGGCTCGCCGACGAGGTTGCTGCGGCTCGCGCCGGAAGCTGCGGCCATGATCGGTGACGGGTACCTCGAGGTGACCGGCCCCAGCTCCGCTCGGGTTGCCAGACGCCTGCTCGATTCCGGGGTGGCGAATCCCCGTCCGCGCCTGCTGCCTTCGGTCGACGACGTCACCGTCATCGTGCCGGTGCACAACGACGAGGCGGGCCTGCGCCGGCTGCTGAGCGCGCTGCGCG contains:
- a CDS encoding DNA alkylation repair protein — encoded protein: MTQELTAAAVQAALAEVSDAADAMHLQRFFKTGPGEYGEGDVFIGVRVPATRKVAKVFGGLPLSEIDKLLDSPVHEHRLAGLVILNAWMAKASRARGGDVTLQEKIFRLYLAAVERGRVNNWDLVDASAEFIVGPWLRERPRDLLFELAQRDSLWERRVALLSTFDFIKRGDASTTLALSERLLDDRRDLIQKAVGWMLREIGKRVDAEILAGFLDAHAAGMGRTALSYATEHLTPERRAHYRAQR
- a CDS encoding transglycosylase SLT domain-containing protein, with protein sequence MTLRKCLPVALAAAALIAVPATASAEAPIAGVPNELQQPAQQAQQVAQDQLNLLPQDQQDQVRNYVQTLPAPFNELLPPVFQNNLDGWIKNALYVMNKQGIPGSYDGIFRNIIRESGGNPQAINLYDSNAAAGIPSKGLLQVIDPTFQAYHVEGTSWDIYDPVANIAAACNYAAHRYGSIDNVFGAY
- a CDS encoding TetR/AcrR family transcriptional regulator, encoding MPLTRSGGRRSKKTDGDARQLILDAAEKLFAAQGFDATPTAAIAKSAGVPKGLVFYYFPTKDAILSALMAERVPPNPIDDIYSVVVSGDPAKSLVNLDAALNLRDNRSSVLRVIMWREADTHPDVRKQLRRMRDQLLDVTARVLQASAPTPVQPGTLRACAAAWVSAMFAIASTDRLHALDGLTLPTGDEIINVAQVVAAGMTQMG
- the mftR2 gene encoding mycofactocin system transcriptional regulator MftR2 gives rise to the protein MQTSGGGNTLSEAEIVEAALRVVRQDGVEKLSMRRLSRELGVSPMAPYYYVADKRELLDLVATAALTGVRKPPPEFGTWQMRLREIVDQIDEKLRKHPGLGDVLIEQMLGKQLDLIAAVMEILFDAGFDERNVLSAYATIHTYLFGRSKVNPRDRTALQDRVLPEAVERAMKHMGDLRGKYSYDFSMDVLIAGLEAQLVRQRDSHV
- a CDS encoding ferredoxin--NADP reductase — translated: MTTVDVPHSSRSAVLRVSAVINETADSCSLVFDVPEELRERFSYVPGQFLTLRIPSDLTGSVARCYSLASSPYTDDKPKVTVKRTVDGYGSNWLCDNIKAGDSVEVLPPSGVFTPKNLDADLLLFAAGSGITPVMSILKSALSRGNGKIVVVYANRDHGSVIFAGELRELADKHPQRLVVIHWLEHLQGLPTADSLAALVSPYTAHEAFMCGPKPFMDRVHDALAQLGVPRSRTHAEVFNSLSGDPFADVAPAEISAEEAADAASVEVELDGETHELTWPRSQTLVDIMLSKGLDVPYSCLEGECGSCACTVVEGTVEMENAEILDPEDIANGYILGCQARPVTDHLKIQF
- a CDS encoding SPW repeat protein, with the protein product MFTDRKAQDVLTVVLGAVAALSPVWVGHNDDARWSLVVLGALIALGGLAHLAGYLGGIVDYVVAVAAVLLFISPWVMGYTDYSGASWFAWVVGALTALMAVTSLPQVSSHLHTAH